A window from Drosophila yakuba strain Tai18E2 chromosome 3L, Prin_Dyak_Tai18E2_2.1, whole genome shotgun sequence encodes these proteins:
- the LOC6535215 gene encoding 60S ribosomal protein L10 — protein MGRRPARCYRYCKNKPYPKSRFCRGVPDPKIRIFDLGRKKATVEDFPLCVHLVSDEYEQLSSEALEAGRICCNKYLVKYCGKDQFHIRMRLHPFHVIRINKMLSCAGADRLQTGMRGAFGKPQGTVARVRIGQPIMSVRSSDRYKAQVIEALRRAKFKFPGRQKIYVSKKWGFTKYERERYEELRDDNRLEQDGCNVKYRPEHGPIAAWEKAQRDVYA, from the exons ATGGGTCGACGACCAGCAAGATG CTACCGCTATTGTAAAAATAAGCCGTACCCTAAATCTCGATTTTGTCGTGGGGTCCCCGACCCCAAAATTCGTATATTTGATTTGGGAAGGAAAAAAGCTACTGTAGAGGATTTTCCTCTTTGTGTTCATTTGGTTTCTGATGAATATGAACAGCTGAGTAGTGAAGCTTTGGAAGCTGGACGCATTTGTTGCAACAAGTACTTGGTAAAGTACTGCGGTAAGGACCAGTTCCACATCCGAATGCGGCTGCATCCATTCCACGTCATTcgtataaacaaaatgttgtcGTGCGCTGGAGCTGATAG GCTTCAAACTGGAATGCGAGGAGCGTTTGGAAAGCCGCAGGGTACAGTTGCTCGAGTTCGTATTGGTCAACCCATTATGTCTGTCCGTTCTAGCGATCGTTACAAGGCTCAAGTTATTGAAGCTTTGCGGCGTGCAAAGTTTAAGTTCCCTGGACGTCAGAAG atCTATGTTTCAAAGAAGTGGGGTTTCACAAAATACGAACGTGAGCGTTATGAAGAACTTCGCGATGATAACCGCCTTGAGCAAGATGGTTGCAATGTGAAATATCGCCCAGAGCATGGCCCAATTGCCGCTTGGGAAAAAGCCCAGCGTGATGTTTATGCTTAA
- the LOC120321413 gene encoding CCR4-NOT transcription complex subunit 4-like, translated as MIDGRLIKTSLGTTKYCSHFMKNQQCPKGDCMYLHELGDPEASFTKEEMHQGKHLEYEKRLHDTLIASLGPNTTATIPSSSSASSSSS; from the exons ATGATAGACGGGCGGCTCATAAAGACCAGCTTGGGGACAACTAAATACTGTAGCCACTTCATGAAGAACCAGCAGTGTCCCAAGGGCGACTGCATGTACTTACATGAATTGGGCGATCCCGAGGCCAGTTTTACAAAGGAGGAAATGCATCAGGGAAAGCATCTGGAGTACGAGAAGCGCCTGCACGATACTCTAATTGCCTCACTCGGACCGAATACAACAG CCACGATTCCATCGTCGTCATCAGCATCATCCTCGTCCTCTTGA